One stretch of Miscanthus floridulus cultivar M001 chromosome 18, ASM1932011v1, whole genome shotgun sequence DNA includes these proteins:
- the LOC136524676 gene encoding uncharacterized protein translates to MATVGLIILKHCLSILCCRSLHVDFHFRCFQNAFDLKSLKKSPLPLRMVVFAMTMLCGISICSMRMKQLGSDGLSRIVKIEVAEQPCNKSTVPPSEVQFVHYPQPITYSREECKCNAVQFFAIISSQRSGSGWFETLLNSHMNVSSNGEIFSRKERRSNISSIINTLDKVYNLDWNSSASKNECTLAIGFKWMLNQCRARKVQALTSAELLNA, encoded by the exons ATGGCAACAGTTGGTCTTATTATTCTGAAACATTGTCTGTCCATTCTTTGCTGCAGATCTCTCCATGTGGACTTTCACTTCCGGTGCTTCCAG AATGCATTTGACTTGAAGTCCCTGAAAAAATCACCACTCCCGTTGAGAATGGTTGTCTTTGCTATGACTATGTTATGCGGGATATCTATTTGCTCAATGCGTATGAAGCAATTAGGGAGTGATGGCTTGTCAAGAATCGTCAAGATTGAGGTTGCGGAGCAACCATGTAATAAGTCCACAGTTCCTCCTTCTGAGGTTCAATTTGTGCATTATCCTCAACCGATAACTTACAGCAG GGAGGAGTGCAAGTGCAATGCTGTCCAATTCTTTGCAATTATATCATCACAGCGATCTGGAAGTGGCTGGTTTGAAACCCTTCTTAACAGCCACATGAATGTCAGCTCCAATGGTGAAATTTTCTCTAGAAAAGAAAGGAGAAGTAACATTTCCTCTATAATAAATACCTTGGATAAAGTGTACAATTTGGATTGGAACAGTAGTGCTTCCAAGAATGAGTGCACTTTAGCTATTGGCTTCAAGTGGATGCTAAATCAG TGTAGAGCTAGAAAAGTGCAGGCTCTTACTTCAGCTGAACTGTTGAATGCTTGA
- the LOC136523888 gene encoding GDSL esterase/lipase At5g55050-like, which translates to MYMISMGYNKLAMMERLVLCLVMVLSMDVLGAAAGVLKPPPAMYVFGDSTLDVGNNNYLPGANVRRANRPYYGVDFPGGVPTGRFSNGYNTADFIAKCIGLVSSPPPYLSLVAPASSGGLLVPTALTIGVSYASGAAGILDSTNAGSTIPLSKQVQYFNATRSKIAAAAGSSDAVDTLVNRSFFLLLFGGNDVFAFANAEQARNRSGAADLQSDTAAFYGSLVSNYSASIRGLYALGARRLAVVNVGLAGCLPVSRVLGATGACAEDRNRLANGFNAALRSLLADLASGLPGLVYSLADNLGLMADTIAHPRASGFTDVADACCGGGRLGAEAACAPNATLCADRGQYYFWDNIHPTERAAALRAQAFYDGPAQYTTPINFKQLVRMS; encoded by the exons ATGTATATGATCTCCATGGGCTACAACAAGCTGGCGATGATGGAGCGTCTTGTGCTGTGCCTCGTGATGGTACTATCCATGGACGtcctcggcgccgccgccggcgtctTGAAGCCGCCACCGGCGATGTACGTGTTTGGCGACTCGACGCTGGACGTCGGAAACAACAACTACCTGCCGGGGGCGAACGTCCGCAGGGCCAACAGGCCCTACTACGGCGTCGACTTCCCCGGCGGCGTTCCCACCGGAAGGTTTAGCAACGGTTACAACACCGCCGATTTCATTG CAAAGTGCATAGGGTTGGTGAGCAGCCCTCCGCCGTACCTGTCGCTGGTGGCGCCAGCAAGCTCCGGCGGCCTTCTGGTCCCCACTGCTCTCACCATTGGCGTCAGCTATGCTTCCGGAGCAGCTGGCATCCTCGACTCCACG AACGCCGGCAGCACCATCCCGCTGTCGAAGCAGGTGCAGTACTTCAACGCCACGAGGTCCAAGATCGCCGCGGCGGCGGGATCCTCCGACGCGGTGGACACCCTGGTCAACAGgtctttcttcctcctcctcttcggcGGCAACGACGTGTTCGCGTTCGCGAACGCGGAGCAGGCGCGCAACAGGTCCGGCGCCGCCGACCTGCAGAGCGACACGGCCGCCTTCTACGGCAGCCTCGTCTCCAACTATTCGGCCTCCATCAGGGGCCTGTACGCGCTGGGCGCGCGGCGGCTCGCCGTCGTCAACGTGGGGCTCGCCGGGTGCCTGCCGGTGTCGCGGGTGCTGGGCGCCACGGGGGCGTGCGCGGAGGACCGGAACCGGCTCGCCAACGGCTTCAACGCCGCGCTGCGGTCCCTGCTCGCCGACCTCGCCTCCGGGCTGCCCGGCCTCGTCTACTCCCTGGCCGACAACTTGGGCCTCATGGCGGACACCATCGCCCACCCGCGGGCGTCGGGGTTCACGGACGTCGCCGACGcgtgctgcggcggcggccgcctCGGCGCTGAGGCGGCCTGCGCGCCCAACGCCACGCTCTGTGCAGACCGCGGGCAGTACTACTTCTGGGACAACATCCACCCTACCGAGCGGGCCGCGGCGCTCAGAGCCCAGGCATTCTATGACGGCCCGGCCCAGTACACTACGCCCATCAACTTCAAGCAGTTGGTCCGCATGAGCTGA